One part of the Leptotrichia sp. oral taxon 215 str. W9775 genome encodes these proteins:
- the dapA gene encoding 4-hydroxy-tetrahydrodipicolinate synthase, with product MKFEGSYVALITPFKSNGEVDEDKVRELVNYHIENGTAGIVPCGTTGEAPTLTFAEHEKVIKIVVEEVKGRIQVIAGAGSNNTDRAVELTKYAKELGADAALSTCPYYNKPSQRGIYEHYKKIAEEAKFPVMLYNVPGRTGVNIEAETVARLAEFPEIVAIKEATGSIEQMIRIQDLCGDKIEILSGEDHLILPMLSIGAKGVVSVVANIMPKEMKELIAAFLNQEYEKAYKLHTELYDVSRNMFIEGNPVTVKTAMKILGKIDNDIVRLPLVSCEEKTVDKLTKLFKQKGII from the coding sequence ATGAAATTTGAAGGATCATACGTTGCACTGATAACTCCTTTTAAGTCAAATGGAGAAGTTGATGAAGATAAAGTAAGAGAATTGGTAAACTATCATATTGAAAACGGGACAGCAGGAATAGTTCCATGCGGAACGACAGGAGAAGCACCTACACTTACATTTGCTGAACATGAAAAGGTTATAAAAATTGTTGTAGAAGAAGTGAAGGGAAGAATACAGGTTATAGCAGGTGCAGGTTCAAACAATACTGACAGGGCAGTTGAGCTTACAAAATATGCAAAGGAACTGGGAGCAGATGCGGCACTTAGTACATGCCCATATTATAACAAGCCAAGTCAGAGGGGAATTTACGAACATTATAAAAAAATAGCGGAAGAAGCAAAGTTTCCTGTTATGCTGTACAATGTTCCCGGTAGAACAGGAGTAAATATAGAAGCGGAAACAGTTGCAAGGCTTGCAGAATTTCCTGAAATAGTGGCAATAAAAGAAGCTACCGGGAGTATTGAGCAGATGATAAGAATTCAGGATCTGTGTGGAGATAAGATAGAAATTTTATCTGGAGAAGATCATTTGATACTGCCAATGTTGTCAATAGGGGCAAAAGGAGTAGTTTCAGTAGTTGCAAATATTATGCCTAAAGAAATGAAGGAACTGATTGCGGCATTTTTGAACCAGGAATATGAAAAGGCCTATAAACTGCATACAGAACTTTATGATGTCAGCAGAAATATGTTTATTGAAGGTAATCCGGTAACTGTAAAAACTGCAATGAAAATTTTAGGTAAAATAGATAATGATATCGTAAGACTTCCTTTAGTTTCATGTGAAGAAAAAACAGTGGATAAACTGACAAAACTGTTTAAACAGAAGGGAATAATATAG
- the dapF gene encoding diaminopimelate epimerase, which yields MLKFEKYHGAGNDFIIMNEKDLIEKGIPDYNELAKQVCDRHFGIGADGLLILKYVANMPFMFYYNSDGSQAPMCGNGIRCFSNYLRNNNVEQENSFIVKTLSGDLFIETNMDEEENRFSVKVNMGKPIFEVKKLINTDKERFLKEKINIDGKEIEISYIFMGTDHSVIFVDDFSEYDIDDLGKKIENYTELFPKKVNVNFVKVTDRNNMEVITWERGAGRTLACGTGATASAVLGRMFDLTDKKVNVKVPGGQLTIEYGQEGDDAFMTGPSEKIAEGNYIYKR from the coding sequence ATGTTGAAATTTGAGAAATATCATGGTGCAGGAAATGATTTTATAATCATGAATGAAAAAGATCTTATAGAAAAAGGGATACCTGACTATAATGAACTTGCAAAACAGGTATGTGACAGACATTTTGGAATAGGTGCGGATGGGTTGCTGATATTGAAATATGTGGCAAATATGCCTTTCATGTTTTACTATAATTCTGACGGAAGTCAGGCTCCTATGTGCGGTAACGGAATAAGATGTTTTTCAAATTATTTGAGAAATAATAATGTTGAGCAGGAAAACAGTTTTATAGTAAAAACTTTATCGGGAGATTTGTTTATTGAAACAAATATGGATGAAGAAGAAAATAGATTTTCTGTAAAGGTAAATATGGGAAAACCTATATTTGAAGTGAAAAAACTTATAAATACTGACAAAGAAAGATTTTTAAAGGAAAAAATAAATATAGACGGAAAGGAAATTGAAATATCCTATATATTTATGGGGACAGACCATTCTGTTATTTTCGTAGATGATTTTTCAGAATATGATATTGATGATTTAGGAAAGAAAATAGAAAATTATACAGAGCTTTTTCCTAAAAAGGTTAATGTTAACTTTGTAAAAGTGACAGATAGAAACAATATGGAAGTAATCACTTGGGAAAGAGGAGCTGGAAGAACCCTTGCATGTGGAACAGGAGCAACTGCTTCAGCTGTACTTGGAAGAATGTTCGACCTTACAGATAAAAAGGTAAATGTAAAAGTTCCCGGTGGACAGTTGACAATAGAATATGGTCAAGAGGGAGACGATGCTTTCATGACAGGACCGAGTGAAAAGATAGCTGAAGGAAATTATATTTATAAGAGATAG